The following are from one region of the Panulirus ornatus isolate Po-2019 chromosome 48, ASM3632096v1, whole genome shotgun sequence genome:
- the LOC139764160 gene encoding uncharacterized protein produces MKSFAVLTVLFMAALASAETENEALKETSRFGFLNLDGDSSTVTFNSTSLQYAVIAGIVILLVALVVVPLLGFDLATLFSARDGYDPYNYGYDQNNAYSSYTSYAKRSLDILSPVLTALSQAYKKYE; encoded by the exons ATGAAGAGCTTCGCGGTACTCACTGTGCTGTTCATGGCTGCCCTTGCCTCCGCCGAGACGGAGAACGAGGCACTAAAGGAGACTTCCCGCTTTGGGTTCCTCAACTTAGACGGCGACAGTTCCACCGTCACCTTcaactccacttccctccagtaCGCCGTCATTGCAGGCATCGTCATCCTTCTGGTCGCCCTTGTCGTCGTACCTCTGCTGGGATTCGATCTCGCTACTCTCTTCTCTGCCCGTGACGGCTACGACCCCTACAACTACGGCTATGACCAAAACAACGCTTACTCCTCGTACACCAGCTACGCTAAGAG GTCTCTCGACATCCTGTCGCCAGTGTTGACAGCCCTCAGTCAAGCTTACAAGAAATATGAATaa
- the LOC139764162 gene encoding uncharacterized protein: protein MILHGKHHRLMRWRQCLIWTLLLTAVLTMGSGDIKSRPTRVPGSEHLVLRSDFPYEFWRASPRPYTPAPPVSRSSENTNYGYFYGESRDEVESDPSTWQILPIQIPDDLVGDLDFLTQRTTPEVPTYPTSPTPQYGRHPGVTEPPHLFHPERLYKRLKSNNGRHETDASGSSNTPRHPSHAHPVWEKQTMQDSQTHPIEEEVDSVPAPDFQGPEPPRRTKMPDLFSSWTQSLREQLKPYIDTTRLPRLPTLPKLPKLPGINSITRLPKLSVWPANVLQDTPNHHVERDADSNITDPGEHVIHKFYPIFGAYPTHPSNKKRRRNKRPNYLYAPNHQSYSNNQVFATSDDLNYPSNHFPPKTDNQGYFGSDYGHSSPQAAPSNDWTYATNHSAPSHHLPGSYQHHFASNNHHETNNHDNYEYENNLGVKYEDSSLWERPYGSSSQPPRHSQDSQNRRQDIQQQPVDEQYSYMERPVDVYGDAWQGQTSEDPVVHVEGQYHPRPIQDQRRPEDGHHYYVSDERRPNSNQNWHSQNSNNQVHDRNPPFKPMKQATNQRNPSRSPYQNRLERPTHSGPDRIYRRGPYHSFGSRPHFQVHDYHPSVLDAWTDYETHSSYSESHSDVGIIERLTNLDPLSSSFVIPGGLVVVALALAVYYFTYVWYPTPVVTAKVVKLLADSAPESLLNADQQEAIREVYEVFRSLEVEYKQDPDLWSPSCKSRLVCQVHQELPGLWHVTNAYGFFVRSNLATGPKGDDNFTLYLKAAQEGSSGSNCESHYPACLMAPFPVRATLRQLFGVPQGDYPEVLYT from the exons ATGATCCTGCACGGGAAGCACCATCGGCTGATGAGATGGCGTCAGTGTCTCATTTGGACGTTGCTTCTGACGGCGGTGTTAACCATGGGTTCTGGAGACATCAAAAGTCGACCCACCAGAGTCCCAGGCTCGGAACACCTCGTTTTGCGGAGCGATTTTCCTTACGAGTTTTGGCGGGCGTCTCCACGACCTTATACCCCGGCTCCTCCAGTGAGTCGCTCCTCTGAAAACACCAACTATGGGTACTTCTACGGCGAGTCGAGGGATGAAGTTGAGAGTGACCCAAGCACCTGGCAGATCTTACCCATCCAGATTCCAGATGACCTCGTGGGTGACCTCGACTTCTTGACGCAGAGGACGACTCCCGAAGTACCCACGTACCCGACCTCTCCCACGCCCCAGTACGGACGCCATCCAGGCGTCACAGAACCTCCTCATCTCTTCCATCCAGAGAGACTTTACAAACGCTTAAAGAGCAACAACGGCCGCCACGAAACAGATGCCTCAGGAAGCTCCAACACTCCCAGGCATCCGAGTCACGCACACCCAGTCTGGGAGAAGCAGACGATGCAAGACTCACAAACACATCCCATCGAAGAAGAAGTGGACTCAGTCCCCGCACCTGACTTTCAGGGTCCAGAGCCGCCTAGGAGAACCAAGATGCCAGATCTATTCTCATCTTGGACTCAGAGCCTAAGAGAACAGTTGAAACCATACATAGACACAACTCGTTTACCTAGATTACCCACTTTACCCAAACTTCCGAAGCTTCCCGGCATCAACAGCATCACCCGCTTGCCTAAACTGTCCGTCTGGCCTGCTAACGTCTTGCAGGACACACCGAACCATCATGTAGAAAGGGACGCGGATTCAAACATCACTGATCCAGGGGAACATGTGATTCACAAGTTCTACCCCATCTTCGGCGCTTATCCGACTCATCCTTCAAACAAGAAACGTAGAAGAAACAAGAGACCAAACTACTTATACGCTCCAAACCACCAGAGTTACTCGAACAACCAAGTCTTCGCAACCTCAGATGACCTGAACTACCCCAGCAACCACTTCCCTCCAAAGACAGATAACCAGGGCTACTTCGGCAGTGACTACGGTCATTCCAGCCCACAAGCTGCTCCCAGTAATGATTGGACTTATGCTACCAATCACTCTGCTCCTTCTCATCACCTCCCGGGCAGTTACCAGCATCATTTCGCAAGCAACAATCACCATGAGACGAACAATCATGATAACTACGAATATGAGAACAACCTTGGGGTGAAGTACGAAGATTCTTCGCTTTGGGAACGTCCATATGGTAGTTCTTCCCAGCCTCCGAGACATTCCCAAGATTCACAGAATCGACGTCAAGACATTCAGCAGCAGCCTGTTGATGAGCAGTACTCCTACATGGAACGCCCCGTAGATGTATATGGGGATGCGTGGCAAGGACAGACATCAGAGGATCCAGTAGTCCATGTTGAAGGTCAGTATCACCCTCGTCCCATACAGGATCAAAGACGTCCTGAGGATGGACACCATTACTATGTAAGCGATGAAAGACGACCGAATAGTAATCAAAACTGGCACTCACAAAACTCAAATAATCAAGTACACGATAGGAACCCTCCGTTCAAGCCTATGAAGCAAGCCACCAACCAGAGGAACCCTTCACGCAGCCCTTACCAAAACCGTCTTGAGAGACCAAcacattcaggccctgatagaATTTACAGACGAGGCCCTTACCATTCCTTCGGCAGTCGTCCACATTTCCAAGTCCATGATTACCACCCTAGTGTTCTTGACGCCTGGACGGACTATGAAACACATTCATCATATTCTGAATCTCACTCGGACGTGGGGATCATAGAAAGACTGACGAATCTGGACCCATTGTCTTCATCGTTTGTGATCCccggagggctggtggtggtggcgctggcaCTTGCTGTCTACTACTTCACCTATGTGTGGTACCCAACGCCTGTGGTCACTGCCAAAGTGGTCAAACTCTTGGCAGATTCGGCTCCAGAGAGTCTTCTCAATGCTGACCAACAAGAGGCCATTCGTGAG GTGTACGAGGTGTTTCGTAGTCTGGAGGTGGAGTACAAACAAGATCCAGACCTGTGGTCGCCCTCCTGCAAGAGTAGGTTGGTCTGTCAGGTCCACCAAGAGCTGCCTGGCTTGTGGCACGTCACGAACGCCTATGGCTTCTTCGTCAG GTCAAACCTAGCTACGGGGCCAAAGGGCGACGATAACTTCACTCTGTACCTGAAGGCGGCGCAGGAGGGTAGCAGCGGCTCTAACTGCGAGTCCCACTACCCTGCTTGCCTCATGGCTCCCTTCCCCGTCAGAGCAACCCTGCGGCAGCTCTTTGGCGTGCCTCAAGGTGACTATCCAGAGGTTCTCTACACCTAG
- the LOC139764161 gene encoding uncharacterized protein, with amino-acid sequence MPAVPAEVNTFLSDLTTSLEVFKGQVKEAFSALDLTTVAAILLVLVGAVLLYDLLVYALASASTRRSLMMTPVLAQLANNAWDMRDELGFTNMIESRSLETVYPVLEAIRLAVEKYEKQQ; translated from the exons ATGCCTGCCGTACCTGCCGAAGTAAACACCTTCCTCTCCGACCTGACAACTAGCCTGGAGGTCTTCAAGGGCCAGGTGAAAGAGGCCTTCTCTGCCTTAGACCTGACCACAGTTGCGGCGATATTGTTGGTGCTGGTGGGAGCTGTCCTCCTCTATGATCTCCTGGTGTACGCCCTAGCCTCCGCCTCTACCCGGAGATCGCTCATGATGACGCCCGTGCTCGCTCAGCTGGCTAACAACGCTTGGGACATGAGGGACGAACTGGGTTTCACCAACATGATCGAATCCAG gTCTCTGGAGACCGTTTATCCTGTCCTGGAAGCCATTCGTCTCGCCGTGGAGAAATATGAGAAGCAACAATAG